The DNA segment GCTTCTTGCAACGCCAATGATTTAAATCATAATAACAATTACTCCGGCACGCGATAAATTTTGTTTAATTGCTGTGTAAAATCGGCAACGGCAAGCGGTTTACCAAAATGATAGCCTTGGCCAAACTCGCAACCTGTGCTGCGTAAAAATGCAGCTTGCTGAGGAGTTTCTATACCTTCACCGGTTACCTTGGCGTTGAGTGTGTGAGCCATAGCAATAATCATTTTGACTAAATTTGCGCTGCGTCTTTTGTCGGGAACACCTTCCAAAAACAGACGATCAATTTTTAATTTGCCCACTTCAAAACGACGCAAATAACTGAAAGATGCGTAGCCCGTTCCAAAGTCGTCAATCGCCAGGCCAATTTTTTGCGCGCGCAAATGCGCTAGATTTTCTTCCACTTCCGGCGCTGCGCTTAGCGCAATACCTTCGGTAACTTCCAGTTCCAGCATACTCGCGTCCACTTCCTCCTCTTGCAGTATGCGGCTCACATCTTCTGCAAAACCGCGGTGCTCCAATTGAATCATGGAAACATTCACCGACACCGTAAGTTTATTGTTGGTTGCAGCTTGCCAAATTTTTATTTGATGCAAAGATTCTTTGAGTACCCACAAGCCAATGTAATAAATGCTGCCGGTAGCTTCTGCAAGTGGAATAAATGTAGCGGGATTGATCAAACCGCGCAAAGGATGCTGCCAGCGGATGAGTGCCTCTGCGCCGCACACTTCACCTGATATCAAATTAATAATCGGTTGATAAAGTAAAAAGAATTCGTCGCGCTCTAGCGCTTGCTGCAAATCTTCGCGCAGAGCCTGTTCCTGTTGTTCAGCCGCATGATGTTCAATGCTGTATTCCACCCAGGCATTTTCGCGATTGGCGCGATGCAAACTGTGCAACGCAATTTCTGCGTTATGTAATGCTTTCGCCCAATCAGCGCCACCTTGTACGTAACTTACGCCTATGTTTAAACGCACAGGCAGAGAAGTATCGCGGGCTTTAATTGGGCTGGAAAAAAATCCGAACAACATGTCCATGCGTTGCGGCAAGTTAACGCCGCGCTCCAAATCCAGCACTAGTGCAAAACGGTTGTCGCCAACGCGCCCAACCAATTCGTTTGCGCCGCAAAAATGCGCCAGCCTTTTGGCTACGCTCACCAATAGTTGATCACCCGTTGCTACACCATATTTATCGTTGATAAGTACCAAGCCTTCAACATTTACGAGCGTACAAACATACTGATTATTAGCTTGGGGATTGGTTAATAATTCCTGTACTTTTTGATCAAGGTAAACGCGATTGGGCAATTCAGTCAGCTGATCAAAATAAATCCGTTGCGCCAATTCTTGCTCTGCGCGTTTGCGTGCCTGGGATTCAATGGAGAGCGCGAGCATATCTGCAATTGATGCTAAGAAATTGGTTTCGTCTGGCCGCCATTGACGCGGCCAGGGGCTCATCGCCAGCACCAAACCAATTGCCTGGTCACGTACCAATGTGGGCATGGCGAGCAAAGCACCAGCTCCGCCGATATTGACCCAGTAACCCGGATTATCTGTACGCGACACACGGGGGACAACCAAACCGACTTTGCGATCAAGTAAATCAAACAGCCAGGGTGCATGGGCGCGCTCGATACTTTGGCCAAATACCGAAAGCCCACGCGGCTGTTCAACCAGGGCCTTATTTTTTAGCGACTGGCGATCATCACTTAATTCCCACACGGATAAATGCGGTAATTGCAGGGTTCCGCGCGCCAATGCGGCCGCCTCTTCTGCATAGGCTTCAGAGGTGGGAATAGCATCTTTACTCAGCGCCAGGCTGCGCAGTGCATCGCCCTGAGCCGCCAAGCGCACCGCTTGCGCCAGTTGGCTGGATTGCAAATGTGAAGCAAGCCGCCCCAGCAAAACGGCGATGGTAACCACCACACCCAAGAGCACCAACACGTAAGGCATGATGGCGGAAAAAATAGTGTGGCCCGGCATGTCCAAACCCCAAACCAGATAGCCCTGCACCACACCCTGAGGATTTTTAAGCGGTAAATTAGGTTCGGTTTTGGAAGCGCGTTCGCGAATTTCAGGAGCGCGCAATTTGAAGTTTTCGCCCAGGGTGCCGAGCCATTGATCATCCAGCGCAGACGCAAATAACAGCAAGCGCCCATTCACCGGAACCTGGGTACCGCTCTCGGAAACAATGGGCTCCATAATCACCAGATAATAAACACTCTTGCCCTGCTCAATGACTCTCACGTAACCCATGGGCGAAGGCGTTTTAACGTAGGGATTATAAAATTTCGCAATCGGGTAAAGGTCGGCAATCAAGCGCTTAAGGGTTGCTGATTTGGTGTCCGAGGGAACGAACTTGCCATCAACTAGCAAGTAATTGATTTGCTGTTGGCGATCTACAATCGCTTCAATATTAATGCTTTGGTTAATGTAGGCCGAGCCCGACATATTGGCCCTGAGCCACTCGCTATTGACCGACCCGCGATTGGCGTTTTCTGCCATGCCATCCCACATTGAGTATTCGCGCAAGGCACCCACTAATTGTTGGCGGCGTTGCTCCATGCCAGATGCCACCATTTCCTGCGAATGCACAATAAAGAGTTCGTCTTGTTGGACGATGGTGACTTTTACTACCCATAGCACGCCGCCCACGGTTGCGGTAATGAGCATTACCAAAAGTAAGCCGGGTGCACTTAGTATGCGACGCAGAAAATTTATCAACGGCTGTCCATTCCTGTAGTTCGATTTAACAAGAATAGCCAAGAAAAACTACACCATGTGGTTTAAAGCTACCATAGTCTTAAAGATCATAAGCCCACCTGAATATGTACAAAAAAACCGCTAAAAGCGGTTTCTTTAGAGATCTATAAAGACGGGTTTATTTTCGGCGACCGTTGAGCATCCAACCTATAGGTGTCCAGCGCACCAGCAACAAATAAGTGACAAACCCTATTGCCAAAGTCACTCCCGATGCAACGCTAAATTTAGCGAACAAGCTCCAGTTCTTATCCATCAACTGATATTGCAATGCAAATAGCAAGGGTAAGTGGATGATATAAATCCAATAGGAACTATCGGCAATTAGCCGCATAAATTTGCTGTGCGAATTCAACCAGGTTTTACCAAGAGTTAAACACACCAGGGTCATCCAAACCGCAACATAAGCTTCACATAAACTCACAATGATTTTTTTCCATAACACCATTGGTGCTGGCACCATTGAAAATTCTTTAGGGATTAAGGTATAAAAAATTCCGTAGGCAACCAGACTCAATACCAAAAGAAGTTTCCAGTAGGGCTGAAATTTTTCAATGAAGTTTTCAGCGCTAAATATCCAATAGCCCAGCAGGAAGAATATTCCAAAAAATCCAAACGACCACAGCTGCGGGAAAAAGCTGTCTGGGGCAGGCATGGGGACGTTAACTGAACTTAGCGCCGGCACCATTATCAATGGAAACACGCAAATAAATTGCCAGGGTTTTACACGCTTAAAAAATTCGCTCAATTTTCCCCATTGGAACTGACATAGAATCCAGGTTATTAAATAGAAAAATAACAGATTGTATAAGAACCACAAATGCAGAGTTGTCGGTGGCGGGGGCGGAGTACCTGGTGCCGCATTTGCAATCATCAACAGTACCGGCGATTTATTTTGCACATGGGCAAGTGCATCAAACAGCCCGGCAATAACTGCCCACATACAAAGCGGTAGAAAAATAACCAGTGGCAATAAAATTCGCACTGCCCGGTTTTTTAACATCCTGCCGACACCGCGCTTTTGCACCAGGAG comes from the Cellvibrio zantedeschiae genome and includes:
- a CDS encoding EAL domain-containing protein; translation: MINFLRRILSAPGLLLVMLITATVGGVLWVVKVTIVQQDELFIVHSQEMVASGMEQRRQQLVGALREYSMWDGMAENANRGSVNSEWLRANMSGSAYINQSINIEAIVDRQQQINYLLVDGKFVPSDTKSATLKRLIADLYPIAKFYNPYVKTPSPMGYVRVIEQGKSVYYLVIMEPIVSESGTQVPVNGRLLLFASALDDQWLGTLGENFKLRAPEIRERASKTEPNLPLKNPQGVVQGYLVWGLDMPGHTIFSAIMPYVLVLLGVVVTIAVLLGRLASHLQSSQLAQAVRLAAQGDALRSLALSKDAIPTSEAYAEEAAALARGTLQLPHLSVWELSDDRQSLKNKALVEQPRGLSVFGQSIERAHAPWLFDLLDRKVGLVVPRVSRTDNPGYWVNIGGAGALLAMPTLVRDQAIGLVLAMSPWPRQWRPDETNFLASIADMLALSIESQARKRAEQELAQRIYFDQLTELPNRVYLDQKVQELLTNPQANNQYVCTLVNVEGLVLINDKYGVATGDQLLVSVAKRLAHFCGANELVGRVGDNRFALVLDLERGVNLPQRMDMLFGFFSSPIKARDTSLPVRLNIGVSYVQGGADWAKALHNAEIALHSLHRANRENAWVEYSIEHHAAEQQEQALREDLQQALERDEFFLLYQPIINLISGEVCGAEALIRWQHPLRGLINPATFIPLAEATGSIYYIGLWVLKESLHQIKIWQAATNNKLTVSVNVSMIQLEHRGFAEDVSRILQEEEVDASMLELEVTEGIALSAAPEVEENLAHLRAQKIGLAIDDFGTGYASFSYLRRFEVGKLKIDRLFLEGVPDKRRSANLVKMIIAMAHTLNAKVTGEGIETPQQAAFLRSTGCEFGQGYHFGKPLAVADFTQQLNKIYRVPE
- a CDS encoding acyltransferase family protein encodes the protein MNSTVESRPYEVPVADALMSDTRLHYMDNLRAIAMLAGVLFHAALAHSVLLHNVWLPANAEQSQWVDVFAWFSHLFRMPLFFVIAGFFAALLVQKRGVGRMLKNRAVRILLPLVIFLPLCMWAVIAGLFDALAHVQNKSPVLLMIANAAPGTPPPPPTTLHLWFLYNLLFFYLITWILCQFQWGKLSEFFKRVKPWQFICVFPLIMVPALSSVNVPMPAPDSFFPQLWSFGFFGIFFLLGYWIFSAENFIEKFQPYWKLLLVLSLVAYGIFYTLIPKEFSMVPAPMVLWKKIIVSLCEAYVAVWMTLVCLTLGKTWLNSHSKFMRLIADSSYWIYIIHLPLLFALQYQLMDKNWSLFAKFSVASGVTLAIGFVTYLLLVRWTPIGWMLNGRRK